In Athene noctua chromosome 8, bAthNoc1.hap1.1, whole genome shotgun sequence, a genomic segment contains:
- the WDR53 gene encoding WD repeat-containing protein 53 codes for MAVKWTGGHSSSVLCLNVNTEGLVASGAERGELTLWDGGGTPAGQLQLPKADDVTSVVFSPCCPTRLYASHGETISLLDVRSFKEPVERFHVNEEEINCLSVNETDSFLAAADDSGAIKVMDLENKKVSRSLRHSNICSSVVFRPQRPQSLVSCGLDMQVMLWNLQKARPLWTTNLQECEMEEDSPESAGQFFNPPLAHSLSVASCGNIFGCGAQDGKVRIFRVTGVKFERELEFQGHCLGVSQVLFMPAAYWLLTGGNDGKVLLWDVSSDVGKQQRSPAKCLQRRKAQAPTSTRKDGKFSKVASNEHATVLPKLTIEHGEKVNWISCTEIKGSKRILVADQSSSVSVYSLPEP; via the exons ATGGCAGTCAAATGGACCGGTGGACATTCATCCTCTGTACTGTGCTTGAACGTAAACACAGAAGGGCTGGTGGCTTCAGGCGCGGAGAGAGGCGAGCTCACGCTCTGGGATGGGGGAGGCACTCCAGCAGGACAGCTCCAGCTCCCGAAGGCAGACGACGTGACCTCCGTGGTGTTCTCTCCCTGCTGTCCCACCAGGCTGTATGCCTCCCACGGAGAAACTATCAGTTTGCTGGATGTCCGATCATTCAAGGAGCCCGTCGAACGCTTCCACGTGAATGAGGAGGAGATCAACTGCCTCTCTGTGAACGAGACCGACAGTTTCTTGGCTGCGGCAGATGACTCGGGGGCAATAAAAGTTATGGACTTGGAAAACAAGAAAGTCAGCCGGTCCTTAAGACACTCAAACATCTGCTCCTCTGTTGTCTTTCGACCTCAGAGGCCTCAAAGCCTTGTTTCCTGTGGACTGGACATGCAG GTTATGCTGTGGAACCTGCAGAAAGCTCGCCCCTTGTGGACCACAAACCTTCAGGAGTGTGAAATGGAGGAAGACAGTCCAGAGTCAGCTGGCCAGTTCTTTAACCCGCCGCTTGCACATTCCCTGTCTGTTGCATCGTGCGGCAACATCTTTGGCTGCGGAGCTCAAGATGGTAAAGTCAGAATATTCAGAGTCACTGGTGTCAAGTTTGAACGTGAGCTGGAGTTTCAAGGTCACTGCTTGGGAGTATCGCAGGTCCTCTTTATGCCAGCAGCGTACTGGTTGTTGACTGGAGGGAATGACGGGAAAGTCTTGCTCTGGGATGTCAGCAGTGATGttggaaagcagcagagaagtcCAGCAAAATGTCTTCAGAGAAGGAAGGCCCAAGCGCCCACTTCCACCAGAAAAGATGGAAAGTTCAGCAAAGTGGCTTCAAATGAACATGCCACGGTTTTACCAAAGCTAACCATTGAGCATGGAGAGAAGGTGAACTGGATCTCGTGCACAGAGATCAAAGGCTCCAAGAGAATATTAGTCGCTGATCAGAGTAGTTCTGTATCTGTGTATTCATTGCCAGAACCTTAG